A genomic window from Parasteatoda tepidariorum isolate YZ-2023 chromosome 10, CAS_Ptep_4.0, whole genome shotgun sequence includes:
- the LOC107454271 gene encoding integrin alpha-PS1, with translation MVASRHVHGAIPHTMLENMLKLCCCLCAVFCVSQAFNLEPRIPVYKLGIKGTYFGYSVAEHQILGDRNSVREQVLLVGSPKAYSSQFSTNHSGAVYRCPVSTFPKDCEQISIEDENDFAEDEVIRDDQWLGVTVKSQGPGGFVLTCAHRLVKKGPDYQWGLGVCYSLDQDLVKDNIWEPCVGRPVAKAHEQFGYCQAGTSADISEDDKLIIGTPGPFTWRGTVFTNSIKFELGADITWRYGPLLDDGAAVEKYSYLGMSVTSGKFFGNETSFVGGAPRGNGTGQVVFFKKKGKDTIFLVELVLNGEQFASSYGYSLATIDVNSDGYLDLVVGSPFYYSKGIGGAVYVYMNSEFGITEDTEPIKLTGKSDSQFGLSVANLGDLNKDGYPDLAIGAPYDERGAVYIYIGSESGLITEPSQVIRVEDLAKEARSKRDLSTFGYSLSGGMDLDSNGYPDLLVGAYESDSIVLLRSRPIIDIITHVEGNISSIDPKVKGCLEDQNSSSVCFSFEACFQFNSSVLSHGTYIKLRYRIEAETFTGKKYYRAKFKASLESEAPNVVEKELVIRGVSLYEPHCSRQLVYLKEKTDIQTPIKFKLTYTLIQKEPRMSKVGEAIPDINQYPILNQQEASKVFEAKFLKDCGSNDICESDLHVTAELNLPKQENGVPVLHLGQQLVNLSIVLYNHKEPAYDASLYVTHPSTVSYIGRKVIKGDQIECVPHNSTVLKCEIGNPMNKGFVEFQIRFSPRNVSDDEKQLKFILKANTTSIEVAPEEDYVLRADIVRVAELELRGVSNPEQVVYGEHFVEEENMKTGEDIGSLIIHTYELINYGPWKAKEVEIHVKWPYQTETFTKNGKWLLYLMESPKVQGNGYCVLDQEIINPLRLQVKREEDPYIREIETESIKAERLRTKRDVNEAQAPEEIRLDPRTLTIATMDCDEGTAKCHFFKCIFKDLLPDKNALISIRARMWSKTFVEDYATVDRVDIVSRAKIYLDPRLDIQQDPKNDFASAVTKALPDLPLYQKPEEVPLWIIILAVCGGLLLLILLIFCLWKLGFFKRKKPEYIPAELHEKERDPYSNGYPYS, from the exons tttattagtGGGCTCGCCCAAAGCTTATTCTAGTCAGTTCAGTACAAATCATTCCGGAGCTGTGTACAGATGTCCTGTCAGTACGTTTCCAAAAGACTGTGAACAAATCAGTATAGAAGATGAAAATgatt ttGCGGAAGACGAAGTTATTCGAGACGATCAGTGGCTTGGTGTTACTGTTAAAAGTCAAGGTCCTGGAGGTTTTGTATTG ACTTGTGCCCACCGTTTAGTTAAGAAAGGACCTGATTACCAATGGGGTCTGGGTGTTTGCTATTCTCTGGATCAAGATCTTGTGAAAGATAATATCTGGGAACCCTGCGTTGGACGTCCTGTTGCCAAAGCACACGAGCAGTTCGGCTACTGCCAGGCTGGTACTAGTGCTGACATATCAGAA GATGATAAACTTATAATCGGTACTCCTGGACCTTTCACTTGGAGAGGCACAGTGTTTACAAATAGCATCAAATTTGAATTAGGTGCTGACATTACTTGGCGATATGGTCCCCTTTTAGACGATGGTGCTGCAGTTGAAAAGTATAGTTACTTAG gAATGTCAGTTACATCAGGAAAATTCTTTGGTAATGAGACGTCATTCGTTGGTGGTGCACCCAGGGGTAACGGAACGGGTCAGGTTGtgttctttaagaaaaaaggcAAGGATACTATCTTCTTAGTTGAGCTGGTACTCAATGGAGAACAATTTGCCTCATCTTATGGTTATTCTTTGGCCACTATCGATGTTAACAGTGATGG CTATTTAGATCTTGTAGTTGGTTCACCATTCTACTATTCTAAAGGTATTGGAGGAGCTGTTTATGTTTACATGAATTCAGAATTT gGCATAACTGAAGATACAGAACCTATCAAACTGACTGGAAAATCTGATTCACAATTTGGTCTCTCTGTTGCAAATTTGggtgatttaaataaagatgGTTACCCag aCTTGGCCATTGGTGCTCCATATGATGAGAGAGGGGCTGTCTATATCTATATAGGGTCTGAATCGGGTCTGATAACTGAACCATCTCAGGTTATTAGGGTAGAGGACCTGGCTAAGGAAGCGAGGTCCAAAAGAGACCTCAGCACCTTTGGTTACTCATTGTCTGGAGGGATGGACCTCGATAGCAATGGATATCCCGATTTATTAGTTGGAGCCTATGAAAGTGATAGCATTGTTCTCCTTAG ATCTAGGCCTATTATTGACATCATAACTCACGTTGAAGGTAACATTTCAAGCATAGATCCAAAAGTCAAAGGATGTTTGGAAGACCAAAATTCTTCTTCGGTTTG CTTTTCTTTTGAGGCATGTTTTCAGTTCAATTCATCTGTCTTATCTCACGGCACATACATCAAACTCCGGTACAGAATAGAAGCCGAAACATTTACCGGAAAAAAGTACTATCGAGCAAAGTTTAAGGCGTCCCTTGAATCTGAAGCACCAAATGTTGTTGAAAAAGAATTAGTCATCCGTGGTGTCTCCCTTTACGAACCTCACTGTTCAAGACAGCTTGTCTACTTGAAG gaaAAAACTGATATTCAAActcctattaaatttaaactcacCTATACGTTAATCCAAAAAGAACCCAGAATGTCCAAAGTAGGAGAGGCTATACCTGATATTAATCAATATCCTATTTTGAATCAACAAGAAGCATCTAAAGTGTTTGAG gccaaatttttaaaagattgtggGTCAAATGATATTTGTGAATCAGATCTGCATGTTACTGCTGAATTGAATCTTCCAAA GCAAGAAAATGGTGTCCCTGTTCTTCATTTGGGTCAACAATTGGTAAATCTGTCGATTGTGTTATACAACCACAAAGAGCCTGCTTATGATGCCTCCCTCTACGTCACTCATCCCAGCACAGTCAGCTATATTGGTCGCAAAGTTATT AAAGGAGATCAAATAGAATGTGTACCTCACAACAGTACCGTTTTGAAGTGCGAAATTGGAAATCCAATGAACAAGGGATTT GTTGAGTTTCAAATTCGATTTAGCCCTAGAAATGTTTCTGATGATGAAAAGcagctgaaatttattttaaaagccaatac aacaagCATAGAAGTAGCACCTGAAGAGGATTATGTTCTTCGTGCCGATATTGTTAGGGTTGCTGAACTAGAACTTAgagg tgTTTCAAATCCAGAACAAGTTGTTTATGGGGAACATTTtgttgaagaagaaaatatgaaaactggAGAAGACATTGGTAGCTTAATTATCCATACCTATGAG ctTATTAATTATGGTCCTTGGAAAGCTAAGGAGGTTGAAATTCATGTGAAGTGGCCATACCAGACAGAAACTTTCACCAAAAATGGAAAATGGTTATTATACCTGATGGAGTCTCCTAAG GTGCAAGGTAATGGCTACTGTGTATTAGACCAAGAAATAATCAATCCACTACGATTACAG GTTAAAAGAGAAGAAGATCCATATATTCGTGAGATAGAAACTGAATCAATCAAAGCAGAAAGATTGAGGACAAAAAGAGACGTAAATGAAGCTCAAGCACCAGAAGAAATTCGATTGGACCCTCGAACTCTAACCATAGCTACAATG gacTGTGATGAAGGAACTGCTAAATGCCACTTCTTCAAATGTATCTTCAAAGATTTACTTCCAGATAAAAATGCTCTCATTAGTATAAGGGCTAGAATGTGGAGCAAGACTTTTGTAGAG GATTATGCAACTGTTGATCGAGTGGATATTGTGTCCCGTGCCAAGATTTACTTGGATCCCAGATTAGATATACAACAGGATCCTAAGAATGATTTTGCTTct GCTGTGACAAAAGCTTTGCCGGATCTTCCGTTGTATCAGAAACCTGAAGAGGTTCCCCTTTGGATTATTATCTTAGCTGTTTGTGGTGGACTTCTGTTGCTCATACTACTTATATTTTGTCTCTGGAAG cttggATTTTTCAAGCGGAAAAAACCTGAATACATACCAGCTGAGCTTCATGAAAAGGAAAGAGATCCTTACTCGAATGGATATCCCTATTCATAA